From Deinococcus aquaticus, one genomic window encodes:
- a CDS encoding YihY/virulence factor BrkB family protein, with the protein MTLKPADLFTLLRDAFLAFGQDKAPRLAAAIAYYAMFSLAPLLLLAVLVAGQFLSSGTVLDDLFGPAGIVAQNLGVEAADFLRGLIDTDALQKGSVIATIAAFVTLFMGATGLFVQLQDALNSMWGADPGPPQGFLNVLWTRVKSFLMILAIGVLLIAFLGVNTYLSVIAQRLGDTIGAGAFFVRAGTALLSVLFLAPVFAGIYKLLPDVKLEWREVWVGGFFTSTLFTLGQLGIGLYLGQAAPGSAFGAAATLIVLLLWIYYSAMIFFFGAEVTWVYSQRFGTHAGGAANTAKKEALAAQGAEIDPTESQQERESKRQARRPVRDSRGRVLGVPVPRVLPRVPRREEGRVLPTVRAAVWNAVTAVLAVPAVIVLRVLGITGGRRR; encoded by the coding sequence GTGACCCTCAAGCCCGCCGATCTGTTCACGCTGCTGCGCGACGCCTTCCTGGCGTTCGGGCAGGACAAGGCCCCCCGGCTGGCGGCGGCCATCGCGTACTACGCCATGTTCAGCCTGGCGCCGCTGCTGCTGCTGGCCGTGCTGGTCGCCGGGCAGTTCCTGAGCAGCGGCACGGTCCTGGACGACCTGTTCGGCCCGGCCGGGATCGTGGCGCAGAACCTGGGCGTGGAAGCGGCGGACTTCCTGCGCGGCCTGATCGACACGGACGCCCTGCAAAAAGGCAGCGTGATCGCCACCATCGCCGCGTTCGTGACGCTGTTCATGGGCGCCACCGGGCTGTTCGTGCAGCTTCAGGACGCCCTGAACTCCATGTGGGGCGCGGACCCCGGCCCGCCGCAGGGGTTCCTGAACGTCCTGTGGACCCGCGTGAAATCGTTCCTGATGATCCTGGCCATCGGGGTGCTGCTGATCGCGTTCCTGGGCGTGAACACGTACCTGTCGGTCATCGCGCAGCGTCTGGGCGACACCATCGGCGCCGGGGCGTTCTTCGTGCGGGCCGGGACGGCGCTGCTGTCCGTGCTGTTCCTGGCGCCGGTGTTCGCCGGGATCTACAAACTGCTGCCCGACGTGAAACTGGAGTGGCGGGAAGTGTGGGTGGGGGGCTTTTTCACGTCCACACTGTTCACGCTGGGGCAACTGGGCATCGGCCTGTACCTGGGGCAGGCCGCGCCGGGCAGCGCGTTCGGGGCGGCCGCCACGCTGATCGTGCTGCTGCTGTGGATCTACTACTCGGCCATGATCTTCTTCTTCGGGGCGGAGGTCACGTGGGTGTACTCGCAGCGCTTCGGCACGCACGCGGGCGGCGCGGCGAACACCGCCAAGAAGGAAGCCCTGGCCGCCCAGGGAGCCGAGATCGACCCGACCGAAAGCCAGCAGGAACGGGAATCGAAACGGCAGGCGCGGCGCCCGGTCCGTGACAGCCGGGGCCGGGTGCTGGGCGTGCCGGTACCGCGCGTGCTGCCCAGGGTGCCGCGCCGCGAGGAAGGCCGCGTGCTGCCCACCGTCCGCGCCGCCGTGTGGAACGCCGTGACCGCCGTGCTGGCTGTGCCCGCCGTGATCGTGCTGCGCGTGCTGGGCATCACGGGCGGCCGGCGCAGGTAG
- the hisA gene encoding 1-(5-phosphoribosyl)-5-[(5-phosphoribosylamino)methylideneamino]imidazole-4-carboxamide isomerase: MSLPLIIPCVDIQSGRAVRLFEGDPDRETVYFDSPLDAARHWVSLGASLVHLVDLDAATGRGENRAVIAQITAELGVAVEVGGGIRSREAAGELLRLGVQRVVIGTAAVKDPAMVTDLIAEHGSQRVVVSLDARGLEVATHGWAQGSGVMVGDLTPALADAGLETLIFTDVTRDGTLRGLDRDLMRQVRGLWAHTLIVGGGVANTDDVRLLQDEGIEGAIVGRAIYEGTLPYPVTLD, translated from the coding sequence ATGAGTTTGCCGCTGATCATTCCCTGCGTGGACATCCAGTCCGGCCGCGCCGTCCGCCTGTTCGAGGGTGACCCGGACCGCGAGACCGTGTACTTCGACTCGCCGCTTGACGCCGCGCGCCACTGGGTGAGCCTGGGCGCGTCCCTGGTGCATCTGGTTGACCTGGACGCCGCCACCGGACGCGGCGAGAACCGCGCCGTGATCGCGCAGATCACCGCCGAACTGGGCGTGGCGGTCGAGGTGGGCGGCGGGATCCGCAGCCGCGAGGCCGCCGGGGAACTGCTGCGCCTGGGCGTGCAGCGCGTCGTGATCGGCACGGCCGCCGTGAAGGACCCCGCCATGGTGACCGACCTGATCGCCGAGCACGGCTCCCAGCGGGTGGTCGTGAGCCTGGACGCGCGCGGCCTGGAGGTCGCCACGCACGGCTGGGCGCAGGGCAGCGGCGTGATGGTCGGCGACCTGACCCCCGCCCTGGCCGATGCGGGCCTAGAGACCCTGATCTTCACGGACGTGACCCGCGACGGCACCCTGCGCGGCCTGGACCGCGACCTGATGCGGCAGGTGCGCGGCCTGTGGGCCCACACCCTGATCGTGGGCGGCGGCGTGGCCAACACGGACGACGTGCGCCTGCTTCAGGACGAGGGCATCGAGGGAGCCATCGTGGGCCGCGCCATCTACGAGGGCACGCTGCCGTACCCCGTCACGCTGGACTGA
- a CDS encoding glycosyltransferase family 4 protein — protein sequence MRVGIVTATYLPSRNGVATSTALFARGLRDLGHEVRIFAPRHPQMPPREDGVYRLNSSFAGARALGAPADYPVMLAPGPLLTSRLPLRDLDVLHTMHPFLAGQLALRWSRLSGAPVVYTAHTQYDQYLHYAPMPGRVGRAVLRPHVSAFARRVDAVLAPGRAMVDMLREYGFAGRVDLLANPVDLASFRAASGAAFRAEFHVGPDTPLVMYLGRLAPEKNLDVMLRAFTRARASRPELRLLVVGDGPSRAPLQAQAPEGVTFTGPVPYARVPEALAAADAFITASTSEVLPMSMIEALAAGTPLVAAQSPAALDLIEEGVNGTVRHATPEALADGLLGTLHPDRLPALQEGARLSAARYDLPVRAAALAAVYERARQERTRR from the coding sequence GTGCGCGTCGGGATTGTCACTGCTACCTACCTGCCGTCCCGCAACGGGGTGGCGACCAGCACGGCCCTGTTCGCGCGGGGCCTGCGGGACCTCGGGCACGAGGTGCGGATCTTCGCGCCCCGCCACCCGCAGATGCCGCCCCGCGAGGACGGCGTGTACCGCCTGAACTCCTCGTTCGCGGGCGCGCGGGCGCTGGGCGCTCCGGCCGATTACCCCGTGATGCTGGCGCCCGGGCCGCTGCTGACCTCGCGCCTGCCGCTGCGGGACCTGGACGTGCTGCATACCATGCACCCGTTCCTGGCCGGACAACTGGCCCTGAGGTGGTCGCGGCTGTCGGGGGCGCCCGTGGTGTACACGGCGCACACGCAGTACGACCAGTACCTGCACTACGCGCCCATGCCGGGGCGGGTGGGCCGGGCCGTGCTGCGCCCGCACGTGAGCGCCTTCGCGCGCCGGGTGGACGCGGTGCTCGCGCCGGGCCGGGCGATGGTGGACATGCTGCGCGAGTACGGCTTCGCGGGACGCGTGGACCTGCTGGCCAACCCGGTGGACCTCGCGTCGTTCCGCGCGGCGAGCGGCGCGGCCTTCCGCGCCGAGTTCCACGTGGGACCAGACACGCCGCTGGTCATGTACCTGGGTCGGCTGGCCCCGGAGAAGAACCTGGACGTGATGCTGCGCGCCTTCACGCGGGCGCGGGCCAGCCGCCCGGAACTGCGGCTGCTGGTGGTCGGCGACGGCCCCAGCCGCGCGCCCCTGCAGGCACAGGCCCCGGAAGGCGTGACCTTCACCGGCCCCGTCCCGTACGCCCGCGTGCCCGAAGCCCTGGCGGCCGCCGACGCGTTCATCACGGCCAGTACCAGCGAGGTGCTGCCCATGAGCATGATCGAGGCGCTCGCGGCGGGCACGCCCCTGGTCGCCGCGCAGAGTCCCGCCGCGCTGGACCTGATCGAGGAAGGCGTGAACGGCACGGTCCGCCACGCCACGCCCGAAGCCCTGGCCGACGGCCTGCTGGGCACCCTGCACCCGGACCGCCTGCCGGCGTTGCAGGAGGGCGCGCGCCTCAGTGCCGCCCGGTACGACCTGCCGGTGCGGGCCGCCGCGCTGGCCGCCGTGTACGAACGCGCGCGGCAGGAACGCACCCGCCGCTGA
- a CDS encoding VC0807 family protein, whose amino-acid sequence MSQAAPTPTPDAHPSPKARVPKTVWDLVFTLVIPILILSPNILGSGISIAEQVFGGGTAGNVRAYLLAALIPVGYVLWDLTVNRNVSPVALIGGAGALFSGALAFWYVDGFWYAIKDSARSYLTGLLFLISAATSVPLFRVFLDASSIGESPEHRAATQQAMRDPGVHRGLVLGTVVFAVVDLIGGVVNSVVNYGRVTAKFGTDEFNAQVAAVNALMRIPGLVISLVGVAGALWLVNRAVQARYGAGASLFEPGKLLERMRERGEPVA is encoded by the coding sequence ATGAGCCAAGCGGCCCCCACCCCCACTCCCGATGCCCACCCCAGCCCGAAGGCCCGCGTTCCGAAAACCGTCTGGGACCTGGTGTTCACGCTGGTCATCCCGATCCTGATTCTCAGCCCGAACATCCTGGGTAGCGGCATCAGCATTGCCGAGCAGGTGTTCGGCGGCGGCACGGCCGGGAACGTCCGCGCGTACCTGCTGGCCGCCCTGATTCCCGTCGGGTACGTGCTGTGGGACCTGACCGTGAACCGCAACGTCAGCCCGGTCGCGCTGATCGGCGGGGCGGGCGCGCTGTTCAGCGGCGCGCTGGCCTTCTGGTACGTGGACGGCTTCTGGTACGCCATCAAGGACTCGGCCCGCTCGTACCTGACGGGGCTGCTGTTCCTGATCAGTGCGGCGACCAGCGTGCCGCTGTTCCGGGTGTTCCTGGACGCCAGTTCCATCGGCGAGAGCCCCGAGCACCGCGCCGCCACGCAGCAGGCCATGCGCGACCCGGGCGTGCACCGGGGACTGGTGCTGGGCACCGTCGTGTTCGCGGTGGTGGACCTGATCGGCGGCGTCGTGAACAGCGTCGTGAACTACGGGCGCGTGACTGCCAAGTTCGGCACGGACGAATTCAACGCGCAGGTGGCCGCCGTGAACGCCCTGATGCGCATTCCGGGCCTGGTGATCAGTCTGGTGGGCGTGGCCGGCGCGCTCTGGCTGGTCAACCGCGCCGTGCAGGCCCGCTACGGCGCGGGCGCCAGCCTGTTCGAACCCGGCAAACTGCTCGAACGCATGCGCGAACGCGGCGAACCCGTCGCCTGA
- the chrA gene encoding chromate efflux transporter has product MRVLEVFLVFLRLGLTSFGGPVAHLGYFRAEFVTRRAWLGEAAYADLVALAGFLPGPASSQVGLSVGLLRAGWPGLLAAWAGFTLPSAAMMTALALGLTRLGDPGQAGWLTGLKLAAVAVVAQAVAGLWASLVTDRVRAGLALGTAAALLLWPGAGAQVLALLVCAGVGWRWLTGKVGAGGAALPAVPVSRRAGTALLLLAGALLLALPLLAPLGPGWATLDATYRAGALVFGGGHVVLPLLEGSFAGALPQGTFTAGYGAANAMPGPLFTFATFLGAAAHGPAGALIATLGIFLPGALLMVGALPHWAALAARPSARAALAGLNAGVVGLLLAALYDPVFTSAVRGPRDLALALLAYAALTVLRWPAWAVVLACAGVGWAAL; this is encoded by the coding sequence ATGCGTGTTCTGGAAGTGTTTCTGGTGTTCCTGCGGCTGGGCCTGACGAGTTTCGGGGGTCCGGTCGCGCACCTGGGGTACTTCCGCGCGGAGTTCGTGACGCGCCGCGCGTGGCTGGGCGAGGCGGCGTACGCGGATCTGGTGGCGCTGGCCGGGTTCCTGCCCGGCCCGGCCAGTTCGCAGGTGGGCCTGAGCGTGGGCCTGCTGCGCGCCGGCTGGCCGGGCCTGCTGGCCGCCTGGGCGGGCTTCACGCTGCCCAGCGCCGCCATGATGACCGCGCTGGCGCTGGGCCTGACCCGCCTGGGCGATCCGGGTCAGGCCGGGTGGCTGACCGGCCTGAAGCTCGCGGCGGTCGCAGTGGTCGCGCAGGCCGTGGCGGGCCTGTGGGCGTCGCTGGTCACGGACCGGGTGCGGGCGGGGCTGGCGCTGGGCACGGCGGCGGCGTTGCTGCTGTGGCCCGGCGCGGGCGCGCAGGTGCTGGCGCTGCTGGTGTGCGCGGGCGTCGGCTGGCGCTGGCTGACTGGGAAGGTCGGCGCGGGCGGCGCAGCCTTGCCCGCCGTTCCAGTGTCCCGCCGCGCCGGGACCGCGCTGCTGCTCCTGGCCGGGGCGCTGCTGCTGGCACTGCCGCTGCTGGCGCCGCTGGGGCCGGGCTGGGCCACGCTGGACGCCACATACCGCGCCGGGGCGCTGGTGTTCGGAGGCGGGCACGTGGTCCTGCCGCTGCTGGAGGGCAGCTTCGCGGGCGCGCTGCCGCAGGGCACCTTCACAGCCGGGTACGGCGCGGCGAACGCCATGCCGGGACCGCTGTTCACCTTCGCCACGTTCCTGGGGGCCGCCGCGCACGGCCCGGCCGGGGCGCTGATCGCCACGCTGGGCATCTTCCTGCCCGGCGCGCTGCTGATGGTCGGCGCTCTTCCCCACTGGGCGGCGCTGGCCGCCCGCCCGTCTGCCCGCGCCGCGCTGGCCGGACTGAACGCCGGCGTGGTCGGCCTGCTGCTGGCCGCGCTGTATGACCCGGTCTTCACCAGCGCCGTGCGCGGCCCGCGTGACCTCGCGCTGGCGCTGCTGGCCTACGCCGCCCTGACCGTCCTGAGGTGGCCCGCCTGGGCCGTCGTGCTGGCCTGTGCGGGCGTCGGGTGGGCGGCGCTGTAG
- a CDS encoding YkgJ family cysteine cluster protein, translating to MTRVAGPLHLNAQEAARFTPPAGVAPRSPVTRDCAACGACCAAPDIHALGKPLGVPCVNLGPDQGCGHLCAVYDTRPDVCRAYQPDWVCGEVAPLPTLGARVGRFLTIYGLQDEACP from the coding sequence TTGACCAGGGTCGCCGGGCCGCTGCACCTCAACGCGCAGGAGGCTGCCCGGTTCACCCCGCCCGCCGGTGTGGCCCCGCGCAGTCCGGTCACGCGGGACTGCGCCGCCTGCGGGGCCTGCTGCGCCGCGCCGGACATTCACGCGCTGGGCAAACCGCTGGGTGTGCCGTGCGTGAACCTCGGACCCGATCAGGGGTGCGGGCACCTGTGCGCCGTGTACGACACGCGCCCCGACGTGTGCCGTGCGTACCAGCCGGACTGGGTGTGCGGCGAGGTCGCGCCCCTGCCCACCCTGGGTGCCCGCGTGGGGCGTTTCCTGACCATCTACGGCCTTCAGGACGAGGCCTGTCCGTAG
- the hisC gene encoding histidinol-phosphate transaminase: MTSTPSADAGITPAGVRAAVRDVPAYPFTPLDVPIKLDQNENPYDFPADLKAEALARMAARPWNRYPDLHADTLRERIAAFEDWDAAGVVVTPGSNVLIKLLTELGGIGQTVLTVNPTFSVYTLEAQLLGAELVQVPLKADFSLPVEALKAELAARAPGVLYITQPHAPTGHVDAERDIRALIDAAQGWIVVIDEAYYQYGGQDHRDLIRAHPHCLSLRTFSKAWGLAGLRLGYALAHPELAGQLQKLVPAFNVSLLAQTALEVALENPAYVQERVAEGLRERGRVLEALATHPTLEALPSGSNFFLLRSPDAGTTYAHLLSRGIVVRRQDRLHLLEGCLRVAVGTPAENDALLAALAELA; the protein is encoded by the coding sequence ATGACCTCCACGCCCTCTGCCGATGCCGGAATCACTCCGGCCGGGGTGCGCGCCGCCGTGCGCGACGTGCCCGCCTACCCGTTCACGCCGCTGGACGTACCCATCAAGCTCGACCAGAACGAGAACCCGTACGATTTCCCGGCGGACCTGAAGGCCGAGGCCCTGGCGCGCATGGCCGCCCGCCCCTGGAACCGTTACCCGGACCTGCACGCCGACACCCTGCGTGAACGCATCGCCGCGTTCGAGGACTGGGACGCGGCGGGCGTGGTCGTCACGCCCGGCAGTAACGTGCTGATCAAACTGCTGACCGAGCTGGGCGGCATCGGGCAGACGGTCCTGACCGTGAACCCCACCTTCAGCGTGTACACCCTCGAAGCGCAGCTGCTGGGCGCCGAACTGGTGCAGGTGCCGCTGAAGGCGGACTTCAGCCTGCCGGTCGAGGCGCTGAAGGCCGAACTGGCCGCGCGGGCGCCCGGCGTGCTGTACATCACGCAGCCGCACGCCCCGACCGGACACGTGGACGCCGAACGCGACATCCGCGCCCTGATCGACGCCGCGCAGGGCTGGATCGTGGTGATCGACGAGGCGTACTACCAGTACGGCGGGCAGGATCACCGCGACCTGATCCGCGCGCACCCCCACTGCCTGAGCCTGCGCACCTTCAGCAAGGCCTGGGGACTGGCGGGCCTGCGTCTCGGGTACGCGCTGGCACACCCGGAACTGGCTGGGCAGCTCCAGAAGCTCGTGCCGGCCTTCAACGTCAGCCTGCTGGCTCAGACGGCCCTGGAAGTCGCGCTGGAAAACCCTGCCTATGTGCAAGAGCGTGTGGCCGAGGGCTTGCGCGAGCGGGGGCGGGTGCTGGAGGCCCTGGCCACGCACCCGACCCTGGAGGCGCTGCCCAGCGGCTCGAACTTCTTCCTGCTGCGCTCCCCGGACGCCGGCACCACCTACGCGCACCTGCTGTCACGCGGGATCGTCGTGCGCCGCCAGGACCGCCTGCACCTGCTCGAAGGCTGCCTGCGCGTGGCCGTCGGCACGCCCGCCGAGAACGACGCGCTGCTGGCCGCGCTGGCCGAACTGGCTTGA
- a CDS encoding TetR/AcrR family transcriptional regulator: MTDTAKPRREQILDSASRLFSERGYHATSMRDLAGDLGMQGGSLYAHISSKEELLIEIVNQASRQFDTALFTLRGEAMPADQKLREAMYRHIRVVADNMDSATVFFHEWKHLSPEAYARVTGWRDTIDAFYRELITQGVQEGTFRADLDIKMTSYLVLSAVNWAYTWYRPGGNLGPRDVAEQFADMLLGGLRAPTGERP, translated from the coding sequence ATGACAGACACTGCCAAACCCCGCCGCGAGCAGATTCTCGACTCGGCCAGCCGCCTCTTCTCCGAGCGCGGGTATCACGCGACCAGCATGCGCGACCTCGCCGGGGACCTGGGCATGCAGGGCGGCAGCCTGTACGCGCACATTTCCTCGAAAGAAGAACTGCTGATCGAGATCGTCAATCAGGCGTCCCGGCAGTTCGACACGGCGCTGTTCACGCTGCGCGGCGAGGCCATGCCCGCCGACCAGAAACTCCGAGAGGCCATGTACCGCCACATCCGCGTGGTCGCGGACAACATGGACAGCGCCACCGTGTTCTTCCACGAGTGGAAACACCTGTCCCCCGAGGCGTACGCCCGCGTGACCGGCTGGCGCGACACCATCGACGCCTTCTACCGCGAACTGATCACGCAGGGCGTGCAGGAAGGAACTTTCCGAGCCGACCTGGACATCAAGATGACCTCGTACCTCGTGCTGTCCGCCGTGAACTGGGCGTACACCTGGTACCGCCCCGGCGGGAACCTCGGGCCGCGCGACGTGGCCGAACAGTTCGCGGACATGCTGCTCGGCGGCCTGCGCGCGCCCACCGGAGAGCGGCCGTGA
- a CDS encoding SRPBCC family protein: protein MTNNESGMDQTRMISGAAGGALLLMGLRKRGVLGLGMAAVGGYLAYRAATGNDPVMAAAGLSGNSAAAKPIFVEHSVVIDRPAQDVYDFWRKLENLPQIMSHLESVTALDEKRSRWVAKAPLGTHVEWEAEIVNDKPGQRIGWHSLPGATVDNAGSVQFESLPNGGTRVHVALSYRPPAGPLGAAVAKLFGEEPSQQIAEDLQKFKAAFEGNAKN from the coding sequence ATGACCAACAACGAAAGTGGAATGGATCAGACCCGCATGATCAGCGGCGCCGCCGGTGGCGCCCTGCTGCTGATGGGACTGCGCAAAAGAGGCGTGCTGGGCCTGGGCATGGCCGCCGTCGGCGGGTACCTCGCGTACCGCGCCGCGACCGGCAACGACCCGGTGATGGCCGCCGCCGGCCTGAGTGGCAACAGCGCGGCCGCCAAGCCGATCTTCGTGGAGCACAGCGTCGTCATCGACCGCCCCGCGCAGGACGTGTACGACTTCTGGCGCAAACTGGAGAACCTTCCCCAGATCATGAGCCACCTTGAGAGCGTCACGGCCCTCGACGAGAAACGCAGCCGCTGGGTTGCCAAGGCCCCGCTGGGCACGCACGTCGAGTGGGAAGCCGAGATCGTGAACGACAAGCCCGGCCAGCGCATCGGCTGGCACTCCCTGCCCGGCGCGACCGTCGACAACGCCGGCAGCGTGCAGTTCGAATCGCTCCCCAACGGCGGCACCCGCGTGCACGTGGCCCTCTCGTACCGCCCCCCGGCCGGCCCGCTCGGCGCGGCCGTGGCGAAACTGTTCGGTGAGGAACCCAGCCAGCAGATCGCCGAGGACCTCCAGAAGTTCAAGGCCGCCTTCGAAGGCAACGCCAAGAATTAA
- a CDS encoding DMT family transporter, whose protein sequence is MRSSPAPGRLDGLSLAAILVTIVFWASAFAGIRAGLEVFTPGHVTLYRFLVASLALGVYALIARIPVPPLADLGRIAALSFSGITLYHVCLNYGEVSVPAGTASLIIAAGPVITALLATRFGGERLNALGWAGTLVSLGGVTLIVLGSGQGLSFTRGALLILAAAVFTSVYFVFQKPLLRRMNPLHFTVWSLMLGTVPMLVFLPGFGAELRAAPLHAHLAMVYIGLFPAALAYLTWTFALSRVGAGVTTSFLYVSPVFAVLIAWAWLGELPTLISVLGGVIAVAGVVLVNTRGRPALMTAPVPAAAPDVRS, encoded by the coding sequence ATGAGATCCTCCCCTGCTCCGGGCCGACTGGACGGCCTTTCACTGGCCGCGATTCTGGTCACGATCGTGTTCTGGGCGTCGGCCTTCGCGGGGATCCGGGCGGGGCTGGAGGTCTTCACGCCGGGGCACGTGACGCTGTACCGCTTTCTGGTCGCCAGTCTCGCGCTGGGCGTGTACGCGCTGATTGCGCGGATTCCGGTGCCTCCGCTGGCGGACCTGGGGCGGATCGCGGCGCTGAGTTTCTCGGGGATCACGCTGTACCACGTCTGCCTGAATTACGGCGAGGTGAGCGTCCCGGCGGGTACGGCCAGCCTGATCATTGCGGCGGGGCCGGTCATCACGGCGCTGCTGGCCACGCGTTTTGGTGGGGAGCGGCTGAACGCGCTGGGGTGGGCGGGCACGCTGGTCAGTCTGGGCGGCGTGACGCTGATCGTGCTGGGCAGCGGTCAGGGACTGAGTTTCACGCGGGGGGCGCTGCTGATCCTGGCGGCAGCTGTGTTCACCAGCGTGTACTTCGTGTTCCAGAAGCCGCTGCTGCGGCGCATGAACCCGCTGCACTTCACGGTGTGGTCGCTGATGCTGGGCACCGTGCCGATGCTGGTGTTCCTGCCGGGCTTCGGGGCCGAGCTGCGGGCCGCGCCGCTGCACGCGCACCTGGCGATGGTGTACATCGGGTTGTTCCCGGCGGCGCTGGCGTACCTGACCTGGACGTTCGCGCTCTCGCGGGTGGGGGCGGGCGTGACCACGTCGTTCCTGTACGTGTCGCCGGTGTTCGCGGTGCTGATCGCGTGGGCGTGGCTGGGTGAACTGCCGACCCTGATCAGCGTGCTGGGCGGCGTGATTGCCGTGGCGGGCGTGGTGCTGGTGAACACGCGCGGCCGCCCGGCGCTCATGACCGCACCCGTGCCCGCTGCGGCGCCGGATGTGCGGTCATGA
- a CDS encoding ABC transporter permease subunit, producing the protein MSAGTGPLGVQDVTVRLGGEVILSGVTLDVQRGEFLALIGPSGGGKSTLLRILAGLLKPASGTVRIGTPPALVFQDYRLLPWRSALRNVALPADLGAGGGLPPAEALKLVGMEEYGSYFPAQLSGGMRARVALARALAQSGDVLLLDEPFAALDALVRERFNAELRHLHEKTGRTTVLVTHSIREAVWLADRVAVLRDGQIVEVLDTRGEGRVSAYTDGLEAHLRSVLGTGDSTRVRSDVPAPRSAGWLLPLLAVGLALAGWQLGASALGQPFLLPTPAAVWQEAVRTAPALAAAFWVTVRTALLGTLLGALGGVLIGYPLAKWRALERFLSPFIVASQSTPIVVLAPLLVSWLGFGFLPAVVVSALSALYPIMVATLVGVRELEATYHELFSTLQASAWQRLRRLELPGALPVMLGGLRLAASLALIGAVVWEFVDPNQKGLGLSVQVAGVYQNKAAQFAAIALLIGYGVLVYALITGLERRVMQRRGR; encoded by the coding sequence ATGAGCGCCGGGACGGGACCGCTGGGCGTGCAGGACGTGACGGTCCGCCTGGGCGGCGAGGTGATCCTGAGTGGCGTGACGCTGGACGTGCAGCGCGGCGAGTTCCTGGCCCTGATCGGCCCGTCCGGTGGCGGCAAGAGCACGCTGCTGCGCATCCTGGCGGGCCTGCTGAAGCCCGCGTCCGGCACAGTGCGGATCGGGACGCCCCCGGCGCTGGTGTTTCAGGATTACCGGTTGCTGCCGTGGCGCAGCGCCCTGCGGAACGTGGCGCTGCCCGCCGACCTGGGGGCCGGGGGGGGCCTGCCGCCCGCCGAGGCGCTGAAACTGGTGGGCATGGAGGAGTATGGCTCTTACTTCCCGGCGCAGCTGTCGGGCGGGATGCGGGCGCGGGTGGCGCTGGCCCGCGCGCTGGCGCAGAGCGGGGACGTGCTGCTGCTGGACGAACCGTTCGCGGCGCTCGACGCGCTGGTCCGCGAGCGCTTCAACGCCGAGTTGCGGCACCTGCACGAGAAGACGGGCCGGACGACGGTCCTGGTCACGCACTCGATCCGCGAGGCGGTGTGGCTGGCCGACCGGGTGGCGGTCCTGCGGGACGGGCAGATCGTCGAGGTGCTCGATACGCGCGGCGAGGGCCGCGTGAGCGCGTACACGGACGGGCTGGAGGCGCACCTGCGCTCGGTGCTGGGCACCGGGGACAGCACCCGCGTGCGCTCGGACGTGCCCGCCCCGCGCAGCGCCGGGTGGCTGCTGCCGCTGCTGGCGGTGGGGCTGGCGCTGGCCGGGTGGCAGCTGGGCGCGTCGGCGCTGGGTCAGCCGTTCCTGCTGCCCACCCCGGCCGCCGTGTGGCAGGAGGCGGTGCGGACCGCTCCGGCGCTGGCGGCGGCGTTCTGGGTGACGGTCCGCACGGCGCTGCTGGGCACGCTGCTGGGCGCGCTGGGCGGCGTGCTGATCGGGTACCCGCTGGCGAAGTGGCGGGCGCTGGAACGCTTCCTGAGTCCGTTCATCGTGGCGTCGCAGAGTACGCCGATCGTGGTGCTCGCCCCGCTGCTGGTGTCGTGGCTGGGTTTCGGGTTCCTGCCGGCCGTGGTCGTGTCGGCTCTGAGCGCCCTGTACCCGATCATGGTGGCGACCCTGGTGGGCGTGCGCGAACTGGAAGCCACGTACCACGAGCTGTTCAGCACCCTGCAGGCCAGCGCGTGGCAGCGGCTGCGGCGGCTGGAACTGCCGGGCGCGCTGCCCGTCATGCTGGGCGGCCTGCGGCTGGCGGCCAGTCTGGCACTGATCGGGGCGGTCGTGTGGGAGTTCGTGGACCCCAACCAGAAGGGCCTGGGCCTGTCGGTGCAGGTGGCGGGCGTGTACCAGAACAAGGCGGCGCAGTTCGCGGCGATCGCGTTGCTGATCGGGTACGGGGTGCTGGTGTACGCGCTGATCACAGGCCTGGAACGCCGCGTCATGCAGCGGCGGGGTCGGTAG